A section of the Desulfuribacillus stibiiarsenatis genome encodes:
- the trmFO gene encoding methylenetetrahydrofolate--tRNA-(uracil(54)-C(5))-methyltransferase (FADH(2)-oxidizing) TrmFO: MKQANVAIIGAGLAGSEAAWQIAEAGYKVDLYEMRPKKSTPAHHTEYFAELVCSNSLRANSITNAVGLMKEEMRLLGSLIMDVADHNQVPAGGALAVDRTGFASEVTERIKNHENITVHYEEVVQLPEAEFVIIATGPLTSDSFSQTIAEMTGKDYLYFYDAAAPIVTKETIDFEKVYIASRYDKGEAAYINCPMTEEQFDAFYDFLIHAETAPVKEFEKMQVFEGCMPVEVMASRGKQTLLFGPMKPVGLINPHTGKEPFAVIQLRQDNIQGTLYNIVGFQTHLKWNEQKRLLSFIPGLENAEIVRYGVMHRNTYIHSPTVLRATYQWRENPKLFFAGQITGVEGYVESANAGLVTGYNVKRMLEGKDPIVFPIETLTGSLANYISTYDGKSFQPMNINYGLLPPLPGKKIRSKKDRYQVYADRSLEVIHSMIARADI, translated from the coding sequence ATGAAACAAGCAAACGTAGCAATCATTGGTGCTGGTCTGGCAGGAAGTGAAGCGGCATGGCAGATTGCAGAAGCAGGATATAAGGTTGACCTATATGAGATGAGACCTAAGAAATCGACTCCAGCTCACCATACGGAATATTTTGCAGAATTAGTCTGTAGTAACTCTTTACGTGCAAATAGTATCACGAATGCAGTAGGTTTAATGAAAGAAGAAATGCGCTTACTTGGATCGTTAATAATGGATGTAGCCGACCATAATCAAGTACCTGCAGGTGGAGCATTGGCAGTAGACCGAACAGGATTTGCCTCTGAGGTAACAGAACGTATTAAAAACCATGAGAATATTACTGTCCATTATGAAGAAGTCGTTCAACTACCGGAAGCTGAATTTGTCATTATTGCAACGGGACCTTTAACTTCTGATAGTTTCTCACAGACAATTGCAGAAATGACAGGTAAGGACTACTTGTATTTTTATGATGCTGCAGCACCTATCGTTACTAAAGAGACGATTGATTTTGAAAAAGTGTATATTGCTTCTCGATATGATAAAGGAGAGGCGGCATATATTAATTGTCCAATGACAGAAGAGCAATTTGACGCGTTTTATGATTTTCTAATCCACGCTGAAACAGCACCTGTTAAAGAGTTTGAGAAAATGCAAGTCTTTGAAGGCTGTATGCCAGTAGAGGTTATGGCGAGTCGTGGTAAACAGACCTTGCTATTTGGTCCTATGAAACCTGTAGGACTGATAAACCCTCATACAGGGAAAGAACCTTTTGCTGTAATTCAATTACGGCAAGACAATATACAAGGGACTTTGTATAATATCGTTGGTTTTCAAACACATTTAAAATGGAATGAGCAGAAGCGATTATTATCGTTTATTCCAGGTCTAGAGAATGCTGAAATTGTTCGATATGGGGTAATGCATAGAAATACCTACATACATTCACCGACTGTCTTGCGTGCTACCTACCAATGGAGAGAAAACCCAAAGTTATTTTTTGCTGGACAAATAACAGGTGTGGAAGGATATGTAGAGTCTGCGAATGCCGGCTTAGTAACAGGTTACAATGTAAAGCGCATGCTTGAAGGAAAAGACCCTATCGTGTTTCCAATAGAGACATTGACCGGATCATTGGCAAATTATATTTCAACTTATGATGGGAAATCTTTCCAACCGATGAATATCAATTATGGATTGCTACCCCCACTTCCAGGCAAAAAAATAAGAAGTAAAAAAGATCGCTATCAAGTGTATGCAGATCGATCATTAGAAGTAATTCATTCAATGATTGCACGAGCGGACATATAA
- a CDS encoding PP2C family protein-serine/threonine phosphatase, with product MPKQVQKGALSRAIYDHLIDIDGLHINSEQLAGDMYAWYKIDKYRYGIILYDVMGHGLSAALVSMSIRSLLRGIISKYQEPTQVIRELNYHIYNLFQDNERFSSFFFTTLYILVDSYKKEIQYANAGHPPGLLLSNDGTLQILDKGCIPCGIYSKISIDKGVFHYQPKAKILIYTDGLIDSVDSLGVKPTSVVEQCFSQQRGTNSRNTIQNIRQLIKENKRNDDICIVCATLA from the coding sequence TTGCCAAAGCAGGTGCAAAAGGGCGCCTTAAGTAGAGCGATATATGACCATTTAATCGATATCGACGGATTACATATTAACTCAGAGCAACTAGCGGGAGATATGTACGCATGGTATAAGATCGATAAATATAGATATGGGATTATTCTATATGATGTTATGGGCCATGGATTATCAGCAGCATTAGTATCTATGTCCATTCGCTCACTTCTTCGTGGAATTATCTCGAAGTATCAAGAACCTACACAAGTGATTCGTGAATTGAATTATCACATTTACAACTTATTCCAGGACAATGAAAGGTTTTCTAGCTTCTTCTTCACTACATTATACATATTAGTAGATAGTTACAAAAAAGAAATCCAATATGCTAATGCTGGCCATCCGCCAGGGCTCTTGCTATCGAATGATGGTACTTTGCAAATACTAGATAAAGGATGTATTCCATGTGGTATTTATTCGAAAATCTCTATTGATAAAGGAGTCTTTCATTATCAGCCAAAAGCGAAGATTCTAATATATACAGATGGTCTTATTGATAGTGTAGACAGCTTAGGAGTAAAACCAACATCAGTAGTAGAGCAATGCTTTTCACAACAAAGAGGCACTAACAGTCGTAATACAATACAAAATATTAGACAACTAATTAAAGAGAATAAAAGAAACGACGATATATGCATTGTGTGTGCGACTTTAGCATAA
- the hslV gene encoding ATP-dependent protease subunit HslV has protein sequence MEQSFHATTILAVNKNGFSAMAGDGQVTFGNAMVMKHGAKKVRRLYKGKVVAGFAGSVADAFTLFEKFEAKLEEYHGNIERAAVELAKEWRMDRVLRKLEAMLIVMNKEKLLLVSGNGEVIEPDDGILAIGSGGTYALSAARALKNHSSLTAEQIVKESLLIAADICVYTNNNLTIETVTE, from the coding sequence TTGGAGCAGTCATTTCATGCAACGACAATACTAGCTGTCAATAAAAATGGTTTTTCTGCGATGGCAGGAGATGGCCAGGTTACATTTGGTAATGCTATGGTTATGAAACATGGTGCAAAGAAAGTTCGACGATTATACAAAGGGAAAGTTGTAGCAGGCTTTGCGGGTTCAGTTGCTGATGCATTTACATTATTTGAAAAATTTGAAGCTAAATTGGAAGAATATCATGGGAATATAGAAAGAGCGGCAGTAGAACTGGCAAAAGAATGGCGCATGGACCGTGTTCTTAGAAAGCTAGAAGCGATGCTGATTGTAATGAATAAAGAGAAGCTTCTATTAGTGTCAGGTAATGGAGAGGTTATTGAACCAGATGATGGAATCTTAGCGATCGGTTCAGGTGGCACATATGCATTATCTGCTGCTAGAGCACTGAAAAATCATTCCTCTTTAACGGCTGAACAAATTGTTAAAGAATCTTTATTAATAGCTGCGGATATTTGCGTCTATACGAATAATAACTTGACGATAGAAACGGTAACGGAATAA
- the codY gene encoding GTP-sensing pleiotropic transcriptional regulator CodY: protein MELLNKTRKINSLLQKSAGQAVNFMEMAAVLSDVIDANVYVISRTGKILGYAITKEYECTIMRDEVLLDKKFPGDYNEKLLKVTETEANVQDLSPECVFSKDVSCIFDTKYTTIVPIIGGADRLGTLVLARFQGSYERDDMILAEYGATVVGMEILRERTMEIEDDARSKAVVSMAINSLSFSELEAVEHIFEELKGTEGLLVASKVADRVGITRSVIVNALRKLESAGVIESRSLGMKGTYIKVLNEKLVPEIEKMRN, encoded by the coding sequence ATGGAGCTTTTAAATAAGACAAGAAAAATTAATAGTTTATTACAAAAATCAGCAGGGCAAGCAGTAAATTTCATGGAGATGGCAGCTGTTTTAAGCGATGTCATTGATGCGAATGTTTATGTAATTAGTCGTACAGGCAAAATTCTTGGTTATGCGATTACGAAGGAATATGAATGTACGATTATGCGGGACGAAGTTTTATTAGATAAGAAGTTCCCTGGAGATTATAATGAAAAGCTATTAAAAGTTACTGAAACCGAAGCGAATGTTCAAGACTTGAGTCCAGAGTGTGTTTTTTCTAAAGATGTAAGTTGCATCTTCGACACTAAGTACACGACTATAGTCCCGATTATTGGTGGAGCAGATCGTTTGGGGACATTGGTATTAGCAAGATTCCAAGGATCATATGAGAGAGATGACATGATTTTAGCTGAATATGGGGCAACGGTTGTTGGCATGGAAATTTTACGTGAAAGAACTATGGAAATAGAAGATGACGCCCGGTCCAAAGCGGTTGTATCTATGGCAATCAATTCATTATCATTTAGTGAACTAGAGGCAGTAGAGCATATTTTTGAAGAATTAAAGGGAACAGAGGGGTTACTAGTAGCTAGTAAAGTTGCTGATCGTGTAGGGATCACTCGCTCTGTAATTGTAAACGCTTTAAGAAAACTGGAAAGTGCTGGGGTTATAGAATCTCGTTCTCTTGGAATGAAGGGAACATATATTAAGGTTTTGAACGAAAAATTAGTGCCAGAAATAGAGAAGATGAGGAATTAA
- the flgC gene encoding flagellar basal body rod protein FlgC produces the protein MFRSLDISGSALSAQRLRMDLISGNIANANTTRAKVENGEAIPYSRKLAVFQPTQKQSFQTSLKNAMSAHAGGGVKVSRIIEDKTPWKLVYDPEHPDAIKDVNSPQYGYVRMPNVDIATEMVDLISATRSYEANVTALNAYKAMAMKALEIGR, from the coding sequence ATGTTTCGTAGCTTAGATATAAGTGGCTCAGCATTAAGTGCACAACGCCTCCGTATGGATTTAATATCGGGTAATATTGCAAATGCCAATACGACTAGAGCAAAGGTAGAAAACGGAGAAGCGATTCCATACTCAAGAAAGCTTGCTGTATTTCAACCCACTCAGAAACAGAGTTTTCAGACATCGTTAAAGAATGCCATGAGTGCACATGCTGGCGGAGGAGTTAAAGTGTCTAGAATTATTGAAGATAAGACACCTTGGAAACTTGTATATGATCCTGAACATCCAGATGCTATTAAAGATGTAAATTCACCGCAATATGGATATGTAAGAATGCCAAACGTAGACATAGCTACTGAGATGGTAGATTTAATATCTGCCACTAGGTCTTATGAAGCCAATGTGACTGCGTTGAACGCATATAAAGCGATGGCAATGAAAGCGTTAGAAATTGGTAGATAA
- the hslU gene encoding ATP-dependent protease ATPase subunit HslU, producing the protein MSEKNVNLTPKEIVNRLDRYIIGQKNAKRSVAIALRNRYRRSLLDEDMRDDIIPKNILMIGPTGVGKTEIARRLAKIVGAPFVKVEATKFTEVGYVGRDVESMVRDLIETSIRMVKEEKMEKVQEQAVVQANERLVQLLVPSPKKKQMKNPFEALGLFAGNQEQQTTSDDDMNQREIDYQRTGVRKELESGNLEDKLLEMEVEDSTPNMLELLAGSGNEQMGMNMQDMLGNLMPKKKKKRRLTVKEARKILTQEEAQKLIDMDEVHAIAIKRAEELGIIFIDEIDKIASKERGPDVSREGVQRDILPIVEGSTIMTKYGAVKTDFVLFIGAGAFHLSKPSDLIPELQGRFPIRVELASLTKDDFIQILTEPKNALLKQYTALLQTEGIKVVFEPDAIDKIAELATIVNNTTENIGARRLHTLLEKVLEDLSFEAPDITLEEIKITAHYVNDKLQGIVKDQNMSQYIL; encoded by the coding sequence ATGAGCGAGAAAAACGTTAATTTAACTCCGAAAGAGATTGTAAATCGACTTGATCGATATATTATTGGACAGAAAAATGCTAAGCGTTCTGTAGCAATTGCCCTAAGAAATAGATATCGTCGTAGCCTTCTTGATGAAGATATGCGTGATGATATTATTCCTAAGAATATCTTAATGATAGGTCCGACGGGAGTGGGTAAAACAGAAATTGCTAGAAGACTCGCGAAAATAGTAGGAGCGCCTTTTGTAAAGGTGGAAGCTACTAAATTTACTGAGGTTGGTTACGTGGGTCGTGATGTAGAGTCGATGGTTAGAGATTTAATTGAAACATCGATTCGAATGGTGAAGGAAGAAAAGATGGAAAAAGTGCAAGAACAAGCTGTCGTACAAGCGAATGAACGTTTAGTTCAATTGTTAGTGCCATCACCAAAGAAAAAGCAGATGAAAAACCCTTTTGAAGCGCTAGGTTTATTTGCAGGAAATCAAGAGCAACAAACGACCTCAGACGATGATATGAATCAAAGGGAAATTGATTATCAAAGAACAGGGGTTCGTAAGGAGTTAGAAAGCGGGAACCTAGAAGATAAATTATTAGAAATGGAAGTAGAAGACTCTACACCCAATATGCTTGAACTTCTAGCGGGATCAGGTAATGAGCAAATGGGTATGAATATGCAAGATATGCTCGGGAATTTGATGCCAAAGAAAAAGAAAAAGCGTCGTTTGACAGTGAAGGAAGCTAGGAAAATCTTAACCCAAGAAGAAGCCCAAAAGTTGATTGACATGGATGAAGTTCATGCGATAGCTATCAAACGAGCAGAAGAATTGGGTATTATATTTATAGATGAAATTGATAAAATTGCAAGTAAGGAAAGAGGCCCTGATGTTTCTCGAGAAGGTGTACAGCGAGATATCCTACCTATTGTAGAAGGATCTACTATCATGACGAAATACGGTGCCGTAAAAACTGACTTTGTACTTTTTATCGGTGCTGGAGCATTCCATTTATCAAAACCGTCAGACTTAATACCAGAGTTGCAAGGGCGTTTTCCAATTCGCGTAGAACTCGCTTCTTTGACTAAAGATGATTTTATTCAAATTTTAACAGAACCAAAGAACGCCTTATTAAAACAATACACGGCGCTTTTACAAACGGAAGGAATTAAGGTAGTATTTGAACCAGATGCGATTGATAAAATTGCAGAATTAGCAACAATCGTAAATAATACGACAGAAAACATTGGCGCAAGAAGGCTCCATACTTTATTAGAAAAGGTTTTAGAGGACTTGTCTTTTGAAGCGCCAGATATCACATTAGAGGAAATTAAAATTACTGCTCACTACGTAAATGATAAGCTTCAGGGAATTGTGAAGGATCAAAACATGAGTCAGTATATTTTATAG
- a CDS encoding PAS domain-containing protein, which yields MKLLIIITDNKQKNDYKALFPNEMLYTLQFYIATDLERSEVIHQCISESDAAIVDVSTSEESQWHMFFESIVTRDYFAPYPVLFVLKDVENFDYNCTQHAMIDFIKPPLMQKELELKLRLFNQNRNTLQQCLDLNSTALQAVANAVAITNPNGKIIWVNHAFTKLTGYEKEEVIGNFPRILKSDKQNSMEYERLWKTIKNGEVWQGELINRRKNGTEYIDEMTITPLLHDDSNTISHFVAIKKDITARKMHEKQYNADIELAKAGAKGRLK from the coding sequence ATGAAATTGTTAATAATCATAACCGATAATAAACAAAAAAACGATTATAAAGCTTTATTTCCTAATGAAATGCTATATACTTTACAATTTTATATAGCAACAGATCTGGAAAGATCCGAGGTGATTCATCAATGTATCAGTGAATCAGATGCAGCAATCGTTGACGTCAGTACTTCCGAAGAAAGCCAGTGGCATATGTTTTTCGAATCGATAGTAACTAGAGATTACTTTGCTCCGTATCCAGTGCTGTTTGTGCTAAAAGATGTCGAAAATTTTGATTATAATTGTACTCAACATGCAATGATTGATTTTATCAAGCCACCATTAATGCAAAAAGAATTAGAATTGAAATTGCGCCTATTCAATCAAAATCGTAACACGTTACAACAATGTCTAGATTTGAATAGTACTGCATTACAGGCTGTCGCTAATGCAGTAGCAATTACGAATCCAAATGGAAAGATTATTTGGGTAAATCATGCTTTTACTAAGCTTACAGGTTATGAGAAAGAAGAAGTAATTGGCAACTTTCCAAGAATATTAAAATCAGATAAACAAAATTCTATGGAATATGAACGATTATGGAAAACGATTAAAAATGGTGAGGTATGGCAGGGTGAGCTAATCAACAGAAGAAAAAATGGAACCGAATATATTGATGAAATGACAATAACACCACTCTTGCACGATGATTCGAATACGATTAGTCACTTTGTTGCGATAAAAAAAGATATTACAGCAAGAAAGATGCATGAAAAACAATATAATGCCGATATAGAACTTGCCAAAGCAGGTGCAAAAGGGCGCCTTAAGTAG
- the fliE gene encoding flagellar hook-basal body complex protein FliE, which translates to MINKIGMLNPGINPLQKITPKNMQEINATNQTSFGDMLKQAIDQVNQLENHSSEMGKLLAAGKIDNLHDVLIAGQKASVAVELTVQVRNKAVEAYQEVMRMQV; encoded by the coding sequence GTGATCAATAAAATTGGTATGTTAAATCCTGGGATTAACCCATTGCAAAAAATTACACCAAAAAATATGCAGGAAATTAACGCGACGAATCAAACAAGTTTTGGTGATATGTTAAAGCAAGCAATCGATCAAGTGAATCAACTTGAGAATCACTCAAGCGAAATGGGTAAATTGTTGGCTGCCGGAAAGATAGACAACCTACATGATGTGTTAATAGCAGGTCAGAAAGCAAGTGTAGCTGTAGAATTAACGGTACAAGTGAGAAATAAAGCAGTAGAAGCATATCAAGAGGTAATGAGAATGCAAGTATAA
- the flgB gene encoding flagellar basal body rod protein FlgB, producing the protein MNIFNNSSFSSVEKALDAAQLRQTVIANNIANATTPGFKKSSVKFEEHLQQALSKKGISGNRTHAKHLPIGASRLADVNPRIVLHKDTKLNNNENNVDIDTEMTELAKTQLWYNALSQNISGKFQKLKTVIGGK; encoded by the coding sequence GTGAACATTTTTAACAATTCCTCTTTTTCTTCTGTAGAAAAAGCTTTAGATGCTGCTCAGTTAAGACAGACTGTGATAGCCAATAATATTGCAAATGCTACGACTCCTGGATTTAAAAAGTCCAGTGTGAAGTTCGAAGAACATCTTCAACAAGCATTATCGAAAAAGGGGATATCGGGCAATCGAACACATGCAAAACATTTGCCGATAGGCGCATCCAGACTCGCTGATGTCAATCCAAGGATTGTGCTTCATAAAGATACTAAGCTTAATAATAACGAAAATAACGTAGATATTGATACAGAAATGACAGAATTAGCAAAGACACAACTTTGGTACAATGCTTTATCTCAAAATATTAGTGGTAAATTTCAAAAGCTTAAAACCGTCATAGGAGGTAAATAA
- the topA gene encoding type I DNA topoisomerase: MAESLVIVESLAKAKTISKYLGKKFIVKASVGHLIDLPKSQIGVDIEHEYKPKYITIRGKGKILKELRDAGKKVKNIYLAADPDREGEAIAWHLAQALNIDESKKCRVVFHEITKQAVKDAFNQPRTLNMDLVDAQQARRVLDRLVGYKISPLLWKKIKKGLSAGRVQSVTLNLIIRREREINAFIPEEYWTVTALLKKGTKNFEAKFYGYDNKKLELNDQSQVQELLKHIKGHDFVIQEVKLGEKKRNPAAPFITSTLQQEAARKLNFRSARTMRTAQQLYEGVEIGKQGTIGLITYMRTDSTRISDVARDEFKQYIIQTYGEDYYPKSPRVFTKKAAQDAHEAIRPTSVEFHPEAIKQYLSKDQYKLYKLIWDRLVASQMTEATLDTMSVFIRSNQATFKATGSKIKFPGFMTLYTEGSDDDSEDNERFLPELKESEKVKQENIDPRQHFTQPPPRYTEARLVKTLEELGIGRPSTYAPTIETIQKRGYVTQEHKNFVATELGTIVNEVLEEYFKDIIDETFTASLEEQLDDIAVGKVEWVKVIDSFYQDFKDHLHVAEQVMEKIEIQEEVSDIPCEKCGKLMVYKMGRFGKFLACPGFPDCRNTKAIIKDTGVSCPKCDGVIVERKGKRRKTFYGCSQYPDCDFILWEKPLPRACPKCSGILTQKTTGKGKNQKQVVACINEECDFTESVN, encoded by the coding sequence TTGGCAGAGTCATTAGTAATTGTAGAGTCGTTAGCAAAAGCAAAAACTATTAGTAAATATTTAGGCAAAAAATTTATTGTGAAGGCTTCAGTAGGACATTTAATTGATTTACCTAAGAGTCAAATTGGTGTGGACATAGAGCACGAATATAAGCCAAAATACATAACAATTCGTGGTAAAGGTAAAATCTTAAAAGAATTACGTGATGCTGGCAAAAAAGTTAAGAATATTTATCTTGCAGCTGACCCCGATCGCGAGGGGGAAGCGATAGCTTGGCATTTAGCTCAGGCTTTAAACATTGATGAATCGAAAAAATGTCGTGTAGTTTTCCATGAGATTACAAAGCAAGCCGTCAAAGATGCATTCAATCAACCACGAACTCTTAACATGGATTTAGTAGATGCGCAACAAGCACGTAGGGTATTAGATAGATTAGTCGGTTATAAAATTAGCCCGTTATTATGGAAGAAAATCAAAAAGGGGCTAAGTGCAGGCCGTGTACAATCCGTTACACTAAACCTAATCATACGTAGAGAGCGTGAAATTAACGCTTTTATCCCAGAAGAATATTGGACAGTTACCGCACTTTTGAAAAAAGGCACCAAGAATTTTGAAGCTAAATTCTATGGTTATGATAATAAGAAATTGGAACTGAATGATCAGAGCCAGGTTCAAGAATTGCTTAAACATATTAAAGGCCATGATTTTGTCATTCAAGAAGTGAAGCTTGGGGAGAAAAAGCGAAACCCTGCAGCACCATTTATTACTTCAACCTTACAACAGGAAGCCGCTCGCAAATTAAATTTCCGTTCCGCACGAACAATGAGAACAGCACAGCAGTTATATGAAGGTGTTGAAATTGGGAAACAAGGGACAATTGGGTTAATCACGTACATGCGTACTGACTCGACTAGAATTTCGGATGTTGCAAGGGATGAATTTAAACAGTATATCATTCAAACCTATGGTGAAGATTATTATCCGAAATCTCCTAGAGTATTTACTAAAAAAGCTGCACAAGATGCCCATGAAGCAATTCGTCCTACATCCGTTGAGTTTCACCCGGAAGCTATTAAACAATATTTATCTAAAGATCAATACAAACTATATAAACTAATTTGGGATCGTTTAGTAGCAAGTCAAATGACAGAGGCTACTTTGGATACGATGTCCGTCTTCATTAGAAGCAATCAAGCAACATTCAAAGCGACAGGTTCAAAAATAAAGTTTCCAGGTTTTATGACTCTTTACACGGAAGGGTCCGATGATGATTCAGAGGATAATGAACGTTTTCTGCCAGAATTAAAAGAGTCGGAAAAAGTGAAACAAGAAAACATAGATCCGCGTCAACACTTTACACAGCCGCCACCACGATATACAGAAGCACGGCTAGTTAAGACTTTAGAGGAACTAGGAATTGGTCGACCAAGCACCTATGCACCAACAATTGAGACAATCCAAAAAAGAGGATATGTAACACAGGAACATAAGAATTTCGTAGCGACAGAATTAGGAACTATAGTCAATGAGGTATTAGAAGAATACTTTAAAGATATTATAGATGAGACATTTACAGCCAGCCTTGAAGAGCAATTAGATGATATTGCTGTGGGCAAAGTAGAATGGGTAAAGGTTATAGATTCATTCTATCAAGATTTTAAGGACCATCTTCATGTAGCAGAACAAGTGATGGAGAAAATTGAAATTCAAGAAGAGGTTTCAGATATTCCATGCGAGAAGTGCGGTAAACTGATGGTCTATAAAATGGGTAGGTTTGGGAAATTTCTGGCTTGTCCTGGTTTTCCTGATTGTCGTAATACAAAAGCTATTATTAAAGATACAGGTGTTTCTTGCCCGAAATGTGATGGCGTAATTGTTGAGCGTAAAGGAAAACGTAGAAAGACTTTCTATGGTTGTTCTCAATACCCTGATTGTGATTTTATACTATGGGAAAAGCCATTACCGAGAGCATGTCCTAAGTGTTCTGGTATTTTAACACAGAAGACAACGGGTAAAGGAAAGAACCAAAAACAAGTGGTTGCTTGTATTAATGAAGAATGTGACTTTACTGAGTCAGTCAATTAG
- the dprA gene encoding DNA-processing protein DprA — protein sequence MKEREWLLFFQQLNGIGSITMKKIYDYFGSFSSAALAKHEQFRNVGLSSRVIDEIVSKVDGGLDGIESFTLECRKREIHILTVLDDDYPTLLKELYDPPWALFVKGNRHILNEHSISVVGTREPSFYGKYVCNELGKTLALHEIPVISGLAKGIDRYIHEAVLRQKGKCVAVIASGFDNIYPSEHKTLAANIIENDGCLVSEYAYWIKAKPGQFPARNRIISGLSLATVVVESKEKGGALITADQALEQNREVFAVPGNINSPNSVGTNYLIKQGAKMLTRWDDIFDEIQEFQKKNCNDSINIQQTIDISKEEQELLTLIPFQEIHIDDLQMLYHQPNLFVLLIQLQLKQKIESLPGHYYIRI from the coding sequence GTGAAGGAACGAGAGTGGCTTCTATTTTTTCAACAATTGAATGGTATTGGGTCTATTACGATGAAGAAAATCTATGATTATTTCGGCAGCTTTTCCTCTGCAGCATTGGCAAAGCACGAGCAATTTCGAAACGTAGGATTATCTAGTCGCGTCATTGATGAAATTGTATCAAAGGTGGATGGTGGCCTAGATGGTATTGAGTCATTTACATTAGAATGCCGAAAACGGGAAATCCATATCTTAACGGTATTGGATGATGATTATCCGACTTTACTTAAAGAATTATACGATCCACCATGGGCATTATTCGTTAAAGGAAATCGTCACATTCTTAATGAACATTCTATTAGTGTAGTAGGAACAAGGGAGCCGAGTTTCTACGGAAAATATGTGTGTAACGAACTTGGAAAAACACTTGCCTTGCATGAGATACCTGTAATTAGTGGATTAGCTAAAGGGATTGACCGTTATATTCATGAAGCTGTCCTTCGTCAAAAGGGAAAATGTGTTGCTGTAATAGCTTCAGGCTTTGATAATATCTATCCATCAGAGCATAAAACTTTGGCTGCTAACATCATTGAGAACGATGGATGTTTAGTTTCCGAATATGCATATTGGATTAAGGCTAAGCCAGGCCAATTTCCAGCCCGTAATCGAATTATCAGTGGATTATCCTTAGCGACAGTTGTCGTAGAGTCCAAAGAAAAGGGTGGGGCATTAATAACAGCTGATCAAGCATTGGAGCAAAATCGAGAAGTATTTGCAGTTCCAGGAAATATCAACTCTCCAAATAGCGTAGGAACGAACTATTTAATTAAGCAAGGAGCGAAAATGCTCACAAGGTGGGATGATATCTTTGATGAGATTCAAGAATTTCAGAAGAAAAATTGCAATGATAGTATAAATATTCAACAAACAATTGATATTAGTAAAGAAGAACAGGAATTATTAACTTTGATACCATTCCAAGAGATACATATAGATGACTTGCAAATGCTTTATCATCAGCCAAATTTATTCGTTCTACTAATACAACTACAGTTGAAGCAAAAAATAGAATCCTTACCAGGACATTACTATATTAGGATTTAA